The bacterium genome window below encodes:
- the secD gene encoding protein translocase subunit SecD encodes MKRSLWIKLILFVAFLVVGIVLLYPTIQLWTTPDLSEEERIQLEKRSLHLGLDIVGGMHLVLEADTAGRGFSAQDVASATDNAVRIIRKRVDDLGVSEPNIQKVGKNRIQVQLPGIADRQRALDILGRTGLLEFRMLADPAAEANVFKSVNAFLSGDTTGGEKPLSRYFIAVESDSGILERDYREVKDLLLKAKSMIPSDAEILFGPQENVGNQSVRRIYVVKKQVTITGGDINDREVQAKIYEGREPGLAGSWTVEMGLKRSGQYRFSEVTGQNVGRRLAIVLDGVVMSAPVIKERIPAGSKPVITTQDREGTEARDLSNVIRHGALPVPLRIAEERTVSPTLGRDSVNAGLLGLLVGFAAVVLFMLIYYTGSGLIAVFALIMNIFGLLAILAGLRATITLPGIAGIALTIGMAVDANVLIFERIRDELKMGKFTRTAVETGYHMAWAVILDSNITTIATAVILFIINSGSVRGFAITLTVGLLVNMVTAVYFTRGIFDLLLQKNPARKLYI; translated from the coding sequence ATGAAGCGTAGTTTGTGGATCAAACTGATCCTTTTTGTGGCATTCCTCGTGGTTGGAATCGTCCTGCTATATCCGACCATACAGCTATGGACAACGCCTGATTTGTCTGAAGAGGAAAGGATTCAACTTGAAAAAAGGTCTCTTCACCTGGGACTGGATATTGTAGGAGGCATGCATCTTGTTCTCGAAGCCGACACTGCCGGCAGAGGCTTTTCTGCACAGGATGTGGCAAGCGCTACCGACAACGCGGTCAGAATCATCCGAAAGAGGGTTGATGATCTCGGCGTCTCTGAACCTAATATTCAGAAGGTAGGAAAGAACAGAATACAGGTTCAGCTGCCAGGAATAGCGGACAGACAAAGAGCGCTCGATATACTTGGAAGAACAGGCCTTCTGGAGTTCAGGATGCTGGCGGATCCCGCGGCTGAGGCTAACGTTTTTAAAAGCGTCAATGCTTTTTTATCCGGGGATACGACGGGAGGAGAGAAACCCCTGAGCAGGTACTTCATAGCGGTGGAGAGCGATTCAGGCATCCTTGAGCGCGATTACCGCGAAGTTAAAGACCTTCTTCTTAAGGCGAAATCGATGATTCCATCCGATGCGGAGATTCTCTTCGGACCGCAAGAGAATGTCGGCAACCAGAGCGTAAGACGCATCTACGTTGTAAAAAAACAGGTGACAATTACGGGCGGCGACATCAACGACAGGGAAGTTCAGGCGAAGATTTATGAAGGCAGGGAGCCTGGTCTTGCAGGTTCCTGGACTGTGGAGATGGGGTTGAAACGCTCAGGCCAGTACCGCTTCTCGGAGGTAACCGGACAGAACGTAGGCCGCAGACTCGCAATCGTTCTTGACGGCGTTGTCATGTCCGCGCCCGTAATTAAGGAACGTATTCCGGCCGGTTCGAAACCTGTTATTACGACTCAGGACAGGGAAGGAACAGAGGCAAGGGACCTCTCAAATGTTATTCGGCACGGCGCGCTCCCCGTTCCCTTGCGGATTGCCGAAGAAAGAACGGTCAGTCCGACGCTTGGGCGCGACTCGGTTAACGCCGGTCTCCTCGGTCTGCTTGTCGGTTTTGCTGCGGTTGTGCTTTTCATGCTAATCTACTACACCGGATCAGGATTGATTGCTGTCTTCGCACTTATCATGAACATCTTCGGTCTTTTAGCCATACTTGCAGGCCTCAGAGCGACCATTACGCTTCCGGGAATTGCAGGTATCGCCTTGACGATAGGCATGGCCGTTGACGCAAATGTTCTCATATTTGAACGTATCCGAGACGAACTCAAGATGGGTAAATTTACGAGAACGGCGGTTGAAACTGGATATCACATGGCATGGGCTGTTATTCTCGACTCGAATATAACCACGATTGCAACGGCCGTAATACTTTTCATCATCAACTCCGGTTCGGTTCGTGGCTTTGCCATCACCCTGACCGTGGGGCTTCTCGTAAACATGGTGACAGCGGTATATTTCACACGCGGGATATTCGATCTGCTCCTTCAGAAAAACCCTGCCCGGAAACTCTACATATAG
- a CDS encoding pyridoxine 5'-phosphate synthase produces MRELSVNVDHVATLREARRERFPDPVEMALLAEAGGADGITCHLRSDRRHIQDEDVRRLKSAIKGELNVEMAATDEMTQIVLEIKPHQASLVPERADEVTTEGGLDLEARFDAVRPYAERLTDAGIRLSVFIEAREETISYAKRLGAARVEFNTDAYARHPERRNEFIHLFRERAKFAQDSGLEVHIGHALDYDNIQPLMEIQEIKGASIGFAIIARALKTGMRDAVREMATLMGKSV; encoded by the coding sequence ATGCGAGAACTAAGCGTCAATGTCGATCATGTGGCGACCTTGCGCGAAGCAAGGCGCGAGCGGTTTCCTGATCCTGTTGAAATGGCGTTACTTGCAGAAGCAGGCGGCGCGGATGGAATCACCTGCCACCTGCGTTCCGATAGACGTCATATACAAGACGAGGATGTCCGGCGCCTCAAGTCCGCCATCAAGGGCGAGTTGAATGTCGAGATGGCCGCTACCGATGAAATGACGCAAATCGTATTGGAAATAAAACCGCATCAGGCGAGTCTTGTTCCCGAGCGTGCAGACGAGGTTACGACCGAGGGCGGCCTAGATCTAGAAGCGAGATTTGACGCTGTAAGACCTTATGCTGAGAGGCTTACAGATGCGGGGATAAGGCTTTCTGTTTTCATAGAAGCGCGGGAGGAGACTATAAGTTATGCGAAAAGACTCGGTGCAGCGCGTGTTGAATTCAACACGGACGCCTATGCAAGGCATCCGGAACGCCGCAACGAGTTTATCCACTTGTTCAGAGAGAGAGCGAAGTTCGCTCAAGACAGCGGACTAGAAGTGCATATAGGTCACGCTTTGGATTACGATAATATCCAACCCTTGATGGAGATTCAAGAGATCAAGGGCGCTTCCATAGGCTTTGCCATAATTGCCCGCGCTCTTAAAACGGGCATGCGTGATGCGGTTCGAGAAATGGCGACCCTGATGGGAAAAAGCGTATAG
- a CDS encoding nodulation protein NfeD, with the protein MNRFLRFVLLFLPGLIPVTAFGSTYAVLEYEGPIGPVAERYISNGIDRAVGEGVSFILLKIDTPGGLDESMRAIVKKILASPVPVVGYVYPQGARAASAGVFIMLACNVTAMAPGTNMGAAHPVNMGGQQPDSVMMGKIENDAVAFVRSIAEKRGRDADWAERSVRKSASVSAEEAKRLKLIDFIVSSPEELVEALDGRVVETPSGRITLQTADAREVKVGMRWFEKLLGVLSNPNLVYILMMIGIYGLIAWVQNPGSIFPGVIGFIALVFALYGLQVLPVNYAGLALIGLAIFLFILEVKVTSHGMLAVGGIVSLILGTVIMFQSVPQSFGISWPVIIIVIAIVAALLALIVYLAARAHTRKPTTGNEGMIGWTGEARSDLTYSTEGSVYVHGEYWTAVPADSSSKIKKGERVKVVAMDGMVLKVEKLQ; encoded by the coding sequence GTGAATCGTTTTCTTCGATTTGTACTTCTCTTCTTGCCTGGTCTTATTCCGGTAACTGCGTTCGGCTCCACCTACGCCGTGCTCGAATACGAGGGTCCTATAGGCCCTGTTGCCGAGCGCTACATCTCCAACGGTATAGACCGAGCAGTGGGGGAGGGGGTATCGTTCATCCTTTTGAAAATCGATACGCCCGGCGGACTCGATGAGTCAATGCGCGCAATCGTCAAAAAGATCCTCGCCTCTCCGGTCCCCGTCGTCGGCTACGTCTACCCCCAGGGCGCTCGTGCGGCATCCGCTGGCGTCTTCATCATGCTTGCCTGCAACGTCACCGCAATGGCGCCGGGAACCAACATGGGCGCCGCGCACCCGGTTAACATGGGAGGTCAGCAGCCCGACTCCGTCATGATGGGCAAGATAGAGAACGACGCCGTAGCGTTCGTGCGCTCGATAGCCGAGAAACGCGGACGCGACGCGGACTGGGCGGAGCGCTCCGTCCGCAAATCCGCGTCGGTATCCGCCGAGGAGGCAAAAAGGCTCAAGCTCATCGATTTCATCGTCTCTTCGCCTGAGGAACTTGTGGAGGCGCTCGACGGCCGCGTGGTCGAAACTCCTTCGGGCAGGATAACGCTTCAAACCGCCGATGCCCGCGAAGTAAAAGTCGGCATGCGCTGGTTCGAGAAGCTTTTGGGCGTGCTCTCCAATCCCAACCTCGTCTACATCCTCATGATGATTGGCATCTACGGGCTCATCGCGTGGGTGCAGAATCCAGGCTCCATATTCCCGGGCGTCATAGGCTTCATCGCGCTCGTGTTCGCGCTTTACGGGCTCCAGGTCCTGCCGGTCAATTACGCGGGACTGGCCCTTATAGGTCTTGCAATATTTCTCTTCATCCTGGAGGTGAAGGTCACCTCGCATGGAATGCTCGCAGTAGGAGGCATTGTGTCTTTGATACTTGGTACCGTTATCATGTTTCAGTCGGTCCCTCAATCATTCGGGATTTCATGGCCCGTCATCATCATCGTCATCGCGATAGTGGCCGCGCTCCTTGCGCTCATCGTCTACCTTGCCGCGCGCGCACACACGCGCAAGCCCACCACCGGCAACGAGGGCATGATAGGCTGGACCGGCGAGGCCCGCTCCGACCTCACCTATTCGACCGAAGGCTCCGTCTACGTGCACGGCGAGTACTGGACCGCGGTGCCCGCCGACTCCTCCAGCAAAATCAAAAAGGGCGAGCGCGTCAAGGTCGTGGCCATGGACGGCATGGTGCTCAAGGTCGAGAAGCTCCAATAA
- a CDS encoding SDR family oxidoreductase, whose amino-acid sequence MLESSCRMEGKISIVTGANSGIGYQTALGLARMAGAVVMVCRNKERAERARREIIRLSGNRSIDLMIADISSQNDVIHLARMYKEKYKRLDVLINNAGISVDKRQESVDGYELVFATNYLGPYLLTNLLLDTLETSAPSRIVNVSSFVHKMVQGIDFDDLDRRRGRFSAMQVYSESKLAMLMYSYELAKRLEGTGISVNALNPGLVNTNLGNSYAGFMKVNALVMKTLFGISAEKGARTSIYLASSPEVAGVTGKYFEKCREKETTKASYNTRDWEKLWEISEAMTEKARERAVQKPKIQPIIAMPDTSPHT is encoded by the coding sequence ATGTTAGAATCTTCGTGCCGCATGGAGGGCAAAATCTCGATTGTCACAGGAGCAAATTCGGGAATAGGATACCAGACCGCGCTGGGTTTAGCGCGAATGGCTGGAGCCGTAGTAATGGTCTGCCGCAACAAGGAGCGCGCTGAGCGCGCCAGGCGCGAGATAATCCGGCTGAGCGGCAACCGGTCGATTGATTTAATGATTGCCGACATCTCATCGCAAAATGATGTAATCCATCTCGCAAGGATGTATAAGGAAAAATACAAACGGCTGGACGTACTCATCAACAATGCCGGCATTTCTGTTGATAAACGTCAAGAAAGCGTTGACGGATACGAACTGGTTTTTGCCACAAACTACCTCGGTCCCTATCTTTTGACTAACCTCCTTCTTGACACGCTTGAAACCTCGGCGCCATCGCGGATAGTCAACGTATCCTCTTTCGTGCACAAGATGGTTCAAGGGATAGATTTCGACGATCTTGACAGACGGAGAGGACGTTTCTCGGCGATGCAAGTTTACTCTGAATCCAAGCTTGCGATGCTCATGTATTCCTACGAACTCGCAAAAAGACTCGAAGGCACAGGCATATCGGTAAACGCCTTGAACCCCGGGCTCGTAAACACCAATCTTGGAAACAGCTATGCTGGTTTCATGAAGGTCAACGCATTAGTTATGAAGACCCTCTTCGGCATTTCCGCGGAGAAAGGAGCCAGAACCAGCATTTATCTTGCATCTTCGCCAGAGGTCGCCGGCGTTACAGGGAAATACTTCGAAAAGTGCAGAGAGAAAGAAACAACAAAGGCTTCCTACAATACCAGAGACTGGGAAAAACTCTGGGAAATAAGCGAAGCGATGACCGAGAAAGCAAGGGAGCGCGCCGTTCAAAAACCGAAGATACAGCCAATTATTGCGATGCCCGATACTAGCCCGCATACCTAG